The following coding sequences lie in one Maribacter forsetii DSM 18668 genomic window:
- a CDS encoding NAD(P)/FAD-dependent oxidoreductase translates to MNLSYWERTSWFSNIDFTIVGSGIVGLNCALELRLKHPKARILILEKGKLPQGASTKNAGFACFGSISEILSDLKIHSEQEVLQLVQDRFDGIQSLRTLLGDDAIGYQNNGGHELFLNQDVALYESCLKELTRVNELLQPVFKNDAFKVTPNSFNFNGIRSNYISQVFEGQINTGKMMSALVQLAQQKGITIVNSTQVHSFEDVGAKVIVRTNDLEFTTKKLLIATNGFAAQLLSEKVKPARAQVLITKPIKDLHIKGTFHLEEGYYYFRNIDNRILLGGGRNLDFKTEETTEFGTTRLVENKLQGLLKSVILPKTVFEIDYSWSGIMGVGKQKKPILKQLSGNVACGVRLGGMGIAIGSTIGKKLANTLD, encoded by the coding sequence ATGAATTTAAGCTACTGGGAACGTACATCTTGGTTTTCAAATATCGATTTTACTATTGTAGGTAGTGGAATAGTAGGTTTAAACTGTGCTTTAGAATTAAGACTAAAGCATCCTAAAGCACGCATTCTTATTTTGGAAAAAGGAAAACTTCCTCAAGGTGCCAGTACCAAAAATGCAGGGTTCGCCTGTTTTGGTAGTATTTCAGAAATTTTATCAGACTTAAAAATCCATTCAGAACAAGAAGTACTGCAATTGGTTCAAGATCGGTTTGATGGAATACAATCGCTACGTACGTTGTTAGGGGATGACGCAATTGGTTATCAGAATAATGGCGGACACGAATTATTTTTAAATCAGGATGTAGCGTTATATGAGAGCTGTCTAAAGGAATTAACGCGGGTCAATGAGCTACTACAGCCCGTCTTTAAGAATGATGCCTTTAAAGTCACGCCAAATAGTTTTAATTTCAATGGAATAAGGAGTAATTACATTTCTCAGGTATTTGAAGGGCAAATTAATACCGGTAAGATGATGTCAGCTTTAGTGCAATTAGCACAGCAAAAAGGCATCACAATTGTAAATTCAACCCAAGTACATTCTTTTGAAGATGTAGGTGCAAAAGTAATAGTCAGAACAAATGACCTGGAATTCACGACCAAAAAATTACTGATAGCGACAAATGGTTTTGCTGCTCAACTACTGTCAGAGAAGGTAAAACCTGCACGGGCACAAGTATTGATTACCAAGCCGATTAAAGACCTACATATAAAAGGAACATTTCATCTAGAAGAAGGCTACTATTACTTCCGCAATATTGATAATAGAATTTTATTGGGCGGTGGTCGTAATCTGGATTTTAAAACCGAAGAAACTACTGAGTTTGGAACAACCCGTTTAGTAGAAAATAAACTCCAAGGGTTGTTGAAATCAGTCATTTTACCAAAAACCGTTTTTGAAATCGATTACAGCTGGAGCGGTATTATGGGCGTTGGTAAACAAAAGAAACCAATACTTAAACAACTATCTGGTAATGTAGCATGCGGTGTTCGTTTAGGAGGTATGGGTATTGCTATCGGCAGTACTATTGGAAAAAAATTAGCCAATACTTTAGACTAG
- the accC gene encoding acetyl-CoA carboxylase biotin carboxylase subunit translates to MFKKILIANRGEIALRVIRTCKEMGIKTVAVYSKADEESLHVRFADEAVCIGPAASSESYLKIPNIIAAAEITNADAIHPGYGFLSENSKFSRICAEHDIKFIGASGDQIDKMGDKATAKETMKEAGVPCVPGSEGLLKDVADAKKIAKKMGYPVMIKATAGGGGKGMRAVFSEDKMEELFDSAVNEATAAFGNGGMYMEKLIEEPRHIEIQIVGDQFGKACHLSERDCSVQRRHQKLTEETPSPFMTDKLREQMGEAAVKAAEYIKYEGAGTIEFLVDKHRKFYFMEMNTRIQVEHPITEQVIDYDLIREQILVAAGVPISGKNYLPKLHSIECRINAEDPYNNFRPSPGKITTLHTPGGHGVRMDTHVYSGYSIPPNYDSMIAKLITTAQTREEAINKMKRALDEFVIEGIKTTIPFHRQLMDHPDYLAGNYTTAFMDDWKMDPQPEN, encoded by the coding sequence ATGTTTAAAAAAATACTGATTGCCAATAGGGGAGAAATCGCTTTGCGTGTTATCCGTACCTGTAAAGAAATGGGTATTAAAACGGTAGCCGTATATAGTAAGGCAGATGAAGAAAGTTTACATGTGCGTTTTGCAGATGAGGCTGTATGTATTGGTCCTGCCGCTAGTAGTGAATCCTATTTAAAGATCCCAAATATAATTGCAGCTGCAGAGATTACAAATGCAGATGCCATTCACCCAGGCTATGGTTTTCTTTCAGAAAATTCAAAGTTCTCACGTATCTGTGCAGAGCACGATATAAAATTCATTGGTGCCTCTGGTGATCAAATAGACAAAATGGGAGATAAGGCTACGGCCAAAGAAACTATGAAAGAAGCTGGCGTACCTTGTGTACCAGGTTCAGAAGGTCTATTGAAAGATGTTGCAGATGCCAAGAAGATAGCAAAGAAAATGGGCTATCCGGTAATGATCAAAGCTACTGCAGGTGGTGGTGGTAAAGGTATGCGTGCCGTATTTTCCGAAGATAAAATGGAAGAGCTTTTTGATAGTGCCGTTAACGAAGCAACTGCTGCTTTTGGCAATGGTGGTATGTATATGGAAAAGCTGATTGAAGAGCCAAGACATATTGAAATTCAAATTGTTGGTGATCAATTCGGTAAAGCTTGTCACTTGTCAGAAAGAGATTGTTCTGTACAACGTCGTCACCAAAAGTTGACAGAGGAGACTCCGTCACCTTTCATGACAGATAAGTTAAGAGAGCAAATGGGTGAAGCTGCGGTTAAAGCTGCAGAATACATAAAATATGAAGGCGCTGGTACCATAGAATTTTTGGTAGACAAGCACCGTAAGTTCTATTTTATGGAAATGAATACCCGTATTCAAGTAGAGCACCCTATTACAGAGCAGGTTATTGATTACGATTTAATTCGTGAGCAAATACTTGTAGCTGCAGGTGTGCCGATTTCAGGTAAAAATTACCTTCCAAAATTACATTCTATCGAGTGTAGAATTAATGCGGAAGATCCTTATAATAACTTTAGACCATCACCAGGTAAGATTACAACCTTACATACGCCAGGTGGTCATGGAGTACGTATGGATACGCATGTATATAGTGGGTACAGTATTCCACCTAACTATGATTCTATGATCGCAAAACTGATTACTACTGCCCAAACTAGGGAAGAGGCAATCAACAAAATGAAGCGAGCTTTAGATGAATTCGTAATTGAGGGAATAAAAACGACCATTCCTTTCCACAGGCAGTTAATGGACCACCCGGATTATTTGGCTGGTAATTATACAACAGCTTTTATGGACGATTGGAAAATGGATCCTCAACCAGAAAATTAA
- the accB gene encoding acetyl-CoA carboxylase biotin carboxyl carrier protein — protein sequence MDIKEIQSLIKFVAKSGASEVKLETDDIKITIRTGSLTGNSEPTYVHTMPMAQPAAAPVAAAPAAPAEAATPAAPAAEAEDDKYITIKSPIIGTFYRKPSPDKPVFVEVGQTIGTGDVLCVIEAMKLFNDIESEVSGKIVKILVDDSSPVEFDQPLFLVDPS from the coding sequence ATGGATATTAAAGAAATTCAAAGCCTTATCAAGTTTGTTGCCAAGTCTGGCGCTAGCGAGGTAAAACTGGAAACGGATGATATTAAGATCACCATTCGTACCGGAAGCTTAACTGGTAATTCTGAACCAACTTACGTGCATACTATGCCTATGGCGCAGCCAGCAGCGGCACCGGTAGCAGCGGCACCTGCAGCTCCTGCAGAAGCAGCTACACCTGCAGCTCCTGCAGCAGAGGCGGAAGATGATAAGTATATTACAATAAAGTCTCCTATCATTGGTACATTCTACAGAAAACCTTCTCCAGACAAACCTGTTTTTGTTGAAGTAGGTCAGACTATTGGTACGGGAGATGTACTTTGTGTTATTGAGGCAATGAAATTGTTCAACGACATAGAATCTGAAGTTTCTGGTAAAATCGTTAAGATTTTGGTAGACGATTCTTCACCGGTAGAGTTTGATCAACCATTATTCTTGGTAGATCCTTCTTAA
- a CDS encoding beta-ketoacyl-ACP synthase III yields MTKITAAITAVGGYVPQFVMTNKMLEDLVETNDEWITTRTGIKERRVLKKEEGEGTSYLAIKAAKDLMEKKGLDASEIDLIIVSTATPDSMVASTAAFVASEIGAVNAFAYDLLAACSSFLFGMSTAAGHIETGRYKKVLLIGADKMSSIIDYTDRTTCIIFGDGAGAVLFEPNTEGLGLQDEYLRADGSGRQYLGMEGGGSIMPATIESVTNKKHFIFQEGKTVFKFAVSNMADVAAKIMDRNDLTESDVDWLVPHQANKRIIDATAKRMGVGESKVLMNIQRYGNTTSATLPLLLFDYEKQLKKGDNLVFAAFGGGFTWGSIYLKWAY; encoded by the coding sequence ATGACCAAAATTACAGCAGCTATTACCGCGGTAGGAGGCTATGTTCCCCAGTTTGTAATGACCAACAAAATGCTAGAGGATTTGGTTGAAACCAATGACGAATGGATTACTACCAGAACGGGCATTAAGGAAAGAAGGGTACTTAAAAAGGAAGAGGGAGAAGGTACGTCGTATTTAGCCATTAAAGCGGCAAAGGACCTAATGGAAAAGAAGGGGCTAGATGCTTCTGAAATAGACCTTATTATAGTTTCTACGGCAACACCAGATAGTATGGTTGCTTCTACAGCAGCTTTCGTGGCTTCAGAAATAGGAGCGGTCAATGCTTTTGCCTATGATTTATTGGCGGCCTGTTCAAGTTTTCTTTTTGGCATGTCCACAGCCGCAGGTCATATAGAAACAGGTAGATATAAAAAAGTACTATTAATAGGTGCAGATAAAATGTCATCTATTATTGACTATACCGATCGTACCACATGTATCATTTTTGGAGATGGTGCCGGTGCAGTTCTTTTTGAACCTAATACAGAAGGGCTTGGTTTACAAGATGAGTATTTGAGAGCAGACGGTAGCGGTAGACAATATTTGGGCATGGAAGGTGGCGGATCAATTATGCCGGCGACTATAGAAAGTGTTACCAATAAAAAACACTTCATTTTTCAAGAAGGAAAAACGGTATTCAAATTTGCTGTTTCCAATATGGCAGATGTAGCGGCAAAGATCATGGATAGAAATGATCTTACCGAGTCAGATGTAGATTGGCTAGTGCCACATCAGGCGAACAAACGTATTATTGATGCTACAGCCAAAAGAATGGGTGTAGGTGAATCAAAAGTGTTGATGAATATTCAACGTTACGGTAACACCACTTCAGCAACACTACCATTATTATTATTTGATTACGAAAAACAGCTTAAAAAAGGAGATAACCTAGTATTTGCAGCCTTTGGTGGTGGTTTTACATGGGGTTCTATCTACCTTAAATGGGCGTATTAA
- the rpmF gene encoding 50S ribosomal protein L32, producing MAHPKRKISKTRRDKRRTHYKAVAPTLATDSTTGETHLFHRAHWHEGKLHYRGQVLVDKTEEAEA from the coding sequence ATGGCACATCCTAAAAGAAAAATTTCCAAAACAAGGAGAGACAAAAGAAGAACACATTACAAAGCAGTAGCACCTACATTGGCTACCGATTCTACAACTGGCGAGACTCACCTTTTTCACAGAGCTCATTGGCACGAAGGTAAATTACATTATAGAGGTCAAGTTTTGGTTGACAAAACTGAAGAAGCAGAAGCTTAA
- a CDS encoding YceD family protein, with the protein MKQKEFNIPFSGLKQGKHNFNYQIDNTFFDSFGYDEFNAASINLDVVLHKTSTMMEVDMEASGTVNVDCDITSEPYDQAISGDLHLVVKFGEEYNDENDEILILPHNEHQLNIAQYVYEMLVLAVPQKRIHPGIEDGTLESEVLDRLKELQPKEKRSDKEENDPRWDALKKLLTDK; encoded by the coding sequence ATGAAGCAAAAGGAGTTCAATATTCCTTTCTCAGGATTGAAGCAAGGAAAACACAACTTTAATTACCAGATTGACAATACGTTCTTTGATTCTTTTGGATATGATGAGTTCAACGCTGCCAGCATCAATTTAGATGTGGTACTTCATAAAACAAGTACTATGATGGAGGTTGATATGGAGGCATCTGGAACAGTGAATGTTGATTGTGACATTACTAGCGAACCGTATGATCAAGCTATAAGCGGAGATTTACATTTGGTGGTAAAGTTTGGTGAAGAGTATAATGACGAGAATGATGAAATATTGATTCTTCCTCATAACGAGCACCAATTGAACATTGCGCAATACGTGTATGAAATGCTAGTATTGGCAGTTCCGCAAAAAAGAATTCACCCTGGTATTGAAGATGGCACTTTAGAATCTGAAGTGTTAGACAGGTTAAAGGAGCTTCAACCAAAAGAGAAAAGATCAGATAAAGAAGAAAACGATCCCAGATGGGACGCATTAAAGAAACTATTAACGGATAAATAA
- the pdxA gene encoding 4-hydroxythreonine-4-phosphate dehydrogenase PdxA, which translates to MEENRKIRLGISIGDLNGIGCEVALKTFQDSRMLDFCTPVIFASNKTVSFQMKQLKLNVVFNGIPDASKAIDNKVNIVNVWKEVPRIDFGQATKAGGEYAIKSLRAAVDALKKGDIDVLVTAPINKNNIQSDEFKFPGHTDFLAQELDGESLMFMVTDTLKVGLLTDHVAVKDVSAAIIPRLIRDKINTIEKSLKMDFGIRKPKIALLGINPHSGDNGVIGKEDDEVMKPVIKEMSNMGHLVYGPYSADSFFGSDGYKKFDAILAAYHDQGLIPFKTISFGQGVNFTAGLSKVRTSPDHGTAYEIAGKGVADESSFKEAVFMALKIFKNRTEYEELTKDVLKKQRLKRER; encoded by the coding sequence ATGGAGGAAAATAGGAAAATAAGGTTAGGCATCTCAATAGGAGACTTAAACGGAATAGGATGTGAAGTTGCATTAAAAACATTCCAAGACAGCAGAATGTTAGACTTCTGTACTCCCGTTATTTTTGCCTCTAATAAAACGGTTTCCTTTCAAATGAAGCAGTTGAAACTTAATGTTGTTTTCAACGGAATTCCAGATGCGTCAAAAGCGATAGATAATAAGGTCAATATTGTAAATGTCTGGAAAGAAGTGCCAAGAATTGATTTTGGACAAGCAACTAAAGCTGGTGGTGAATATGCCATTAAATCTCTACGAGCAGCAGTAGATGCATTAAAAAAAGGAGATATAGATGTGTTGGTAACCGCACCGATCAACAAGAATAATATTCAGTCAGATGAATTTAAATTTCCAGGACATACAGACTTTTTAGCGCAAGAGCTGGATGGTGAGAGTTTAATGTTTATGGTAACAGATACCTTAAAGGTAGGTCTGTTGACAGATCACGTAGCGGTAAAGGATGTCTCTGCAGCTATAATACCGAGGTTAATACGCGATAAGATCAATACCATTGAAAAATCATTGAAGATGGATTTTGGTATTCGCAAACCAAAAATAGCTTTATTGGGTATAAATCCGCATAGTGGAGATAACGGAGTAATTGGCAAAGAAGACGATGAGGTAATGAAGCCCGTGATAAAAGAAATGTCAAATATGGGTCATTTAGTATATGGACCGTACTCAGCAGATAGTTTTTTTGGATCTGATGGTTATAAAAAGTTCGATGCCATTTTAGCGGCATATCATGACCAAGGGTTAATCCCTTTTAAAACCATATCATTTGGTCAAGGAGTAAATTTCACGGCAGGGCTAAGTAAAGTGAGAACATCACCAGATCATGGAACAGCCTATGAAATAGCAGGAAAAGGCGTGGCAGACGAGAGTTCTTTTAAAGAAGCTGTCTTTATGGCATTAAAGATTTTTAAGAACAGAACGGAGTACGAAGAGCTCACTAAAGACGTATTAAAAAAGCAACGTTTAAAGAGAGAACGTTAA
- a CDS encoding riboflavin synthase, protein MFTGIIETLGKVTSLEAKGGNLDITIESSLTPELKIDQSVAHNGVCLTVVSLTDTTYTVTAIAETLNKTNLDTLKTNDVVNLERAMILGSRLDGHIVQGHVDQTGECTSVKEDNGSWIFSFTYDVKTGNPTIEKGSITIDGTSLTVVNSGKNSFDVAIIPYTYEHTRFNTYKPGTIVNLEFDVIGKYVAKLMAK, encoded by the coding sequence ATGTTTACGGGAATTATTGAAACATTAGGTAAAGTTACTTCTCTGGAAGCCAAAGGCGGAAACTTAGATATCACTATAGAATCTAGCTTAACTCCTGAACTTAAAATAGATCAAAGTGTTGCACATAACGGCGTTTGCTTAACGGTTGTAAGTCTTACTGATACTACTTACACGGTAACTGCCATTGCAGAAACACTGAATAAAACCAACTTAGATACGCTTAAAACCAATGATGTTGTAAACTTGGAACGTGCCATGATTTTAGGGTCTAGGTTAGACGGCCATATTGTTCAAGGTCATGTAGATCAAACCGGGGAATGTACTAGCGTAAAAGAAGATAATGGTAGTTGGATATTTTCTTTCACCTACGATGTAAAAACTGGTAACCCCACCATTGAAAAAGGATCTATTACCATTGACGGTACTAGTTTAACCGTTGTTAATTCTGGAAAAAATTCTTTTGACGTAGCTATTATACCTTACACCTACGAACATACTAGATTTAACACCTATAAACCGGGTACCATTGTAAACCTGGAGTTTGACGTTATTGGGAAGTATGTTGCAAAATTGATGGCGAAATAA
- a CDS encoding acyltransferase family protein gives MIKDRILSVDIFRGATILLMVLVNTPGTWSNVYAPFLHADWHGYTPTDLVFPFFLFIVGTSIAFSYKNRTVNAKAYKKIAVRALKLILLGLFLGAFIIHFPFFKNFGDIRFPGVLQRIGVVFFFAALLFINLNWKQLIWVTVILLIGYWLLMTFVPVDGVTSTLERAPNNLANWIDVKVFGSHNYKADYDPEGLLSTIPSIASSLLGIFTGLILTSKQEKKATILMGLGGSLLIIGHIWDIIFPINKALWTSSFVLVTAGWANLILALIYYLTDVKKIEFGSIFRYAGANAIVIYFLSSFISKVMGQVQIGDTSLHGWLFQKIYVHDFLALETSSLLYGLSVVLFYSLVGYILYQKKIFIKV, from the coding sequence ATGATAAAAGACAGAATTTTATCGGTCGATATTTTTAGGGGAGCTACCATATTACTAATGGTCTTGGTAAATACACCAGGTACATGGTCTAATGTTTATGCCCCTTTTTTGCATGCCGATTGGCATGGCTATACGCCGACCGATTTAGTTTTTCCTTTCTTCTTATTTATTGTGGGTACATCAATTGCATTCTCCTATAAAAATAGAACCGTAAATGCTAAAGCCTACAAGAAGATTGCGGTAAGAGCATTGAAGTTAATTCTATTAGGACTCTTCTTAGGAGCATTTATTATTCACTTTCCGTTCTTTAAAAATTTCGGTGATATTCGTTTTCCTGGGGTGTTGCAACGCATAGGTGTCGTGTTCTTTTTTGCCGCATTGTTATTCATCAACCTGAATTGGAAACAGTTGATTTGGGTAACAGTGATATTATTAATAGGATATTGGTTGTTGATGACTTTTGTTCCTGTAGACGGAGTGACATCAACATTAGAAAGGGCACCAAATAATTTAGCCAATTGGATAGATGTAAAAGTATTCGGTTCTCACAATTACAAAGCAGATTATGACCCAGAAGGATTGTTAAGTACCATACCTTCAATCGCAAGCTCCTTATTAGGAATATTTACAGGTCTTATTTTAACCAGCAAGCAAGAAAAGAAAGCCACCATTTTAATGGGGTTGGGCGGTAGTCTTCTTATTATAGGACATATTTGGGATATTATTTTTCCAATCAATAAAGCCCTTTGGACAAGTAGTTTTGTATTGGTCACTGCAGGTTGGGCAAACCTTATTTTAGCTTTGATTTATTATTTGACAGATGTAAAGAAAATAGAATTTGGTTCTATATTCAGGTATGCAGGTGCAAATGCCATCGTTATTTATTTCCTTTCAAGTTTTATCAGTAAGGTAATGGGGCAAGTACAAATTGGCGACACCTCTTTACATGGGTGGTTGTTCCAAAAAATATATGTCCATGATTTTTTGGCACTAGAAACATCGTCCCTTTTATATGGGTTGAGTGTAGTGCTATTCTATAGCCTTGTGGGCTATATTCTATATCAGAAAAAGATATTTATTAAGGTATAG